From the genome of Lutzomyia longipalpis isolate SR_M1_2022 chromosome 2, ASM2433408v1, one region includes:
- the LOC129790210 gene encoding meiotic recombination protein SPO11 encodes MSFSSDDEMIFNKLMYDDDISQENEESDNDEFDFNINSNMFPTDANILIDGVNNDDLEIDGMIRETLHTETPSCNLFDQTKVQSLGNFSIRKEVKKYERAYKSRIRKSQKKFIKVFKPKACSTPISFDSHSQENSVKQKEKQIEENPETKCIEYLEKQDDNVPKAATEITWSSNAMSIDLLTSIKWNAYPAPPSIGPCESTKRTVATPFLCPNVSIEEYSASSSIIGQNIFFSQLQDVEKISQSIDVTERIEKIVESLVEDLCCEKTLAFHIRDTRPENVEVINDIVKMKPNERANLKTINFYSKMSAGRYCLIVVLLGEVYKLLKTNTVCNKREIYYRNTQVIKDMRNLQMGIKDMCSLLQISTWEVGIVATAKGLVCGPLRIIMDSNDVIDCGAVTEGTLLPHNFNAMKRLETTAKFVLVVEKDTVFERFLKDDIFSRLGIPFILVTGKGVPDTCTRFFLKRIWDELKIPIYILVDADPCGIEIMLTYRHGSVAMCQQADYLAIPSIKWIGIYPSDLNVFEISTLPLKEYDMRKIKNILKRSYLLPQIAQEVSILREKGIKAEIEGLYSVSDNYIIDDYLAQKLKDNAGI; translated from the exons ATGTCCTTTTCAAGTGAtgatgaaatgatttttaataaacttatgTACGACGATGATATTTCACAGGAAAATGAAGAATCTGACAACgatgaatttgattttaatataaaCTCCAACATGTTTCCAACTGATGCGAATATTTTAATAGACGGGGTTAATAATGATGATTTAGAAATTGATGGAATGATAAGGGAGACACTACATACAGAGACACCTTCatgcaatttatttgatcAGACAAAAGTACAGAGTTTgggtaatttttcaattcgaAAAGAAGTTAAGAAGTACGAAAGAGCCTACAAGAGTCGAATAAGGAAGAGtcagaagaaatttataaaggTTTTCAAACCAAAGGCTTGCTCAACGCCAATTTCATTTGATTCgcattcacaagaaaattccgTGAAGCAAAAGGAGAAGCAAATTGAGGAGAATCCAGAGACAAAATGTATCGAGTATTTGGAAAAGCAAGATGATAATGTGCCGAAAGCTGCAACAGAGATAACATGGAGCAGCAATGCAATGAGTATTGACCTCCTGACAAGTATAAAGTGGAATGCatacccggcgcctccatctaTAGGTCCATGTGAAAGTACCAAACGTACAGTGGCAACACCATTCCTCTGCCCGAATGTATCTATTGAAGAATATTCAGCAAGTAGCTCAATTAttggacaaaatattttttttagtcaactACAAGATGTGGAGAAGATATCCCAATCAATTGATGTGACGGaaagaattgagaaaattgttgaatccCTCGTGGAAGACCTATGCTGTGAAAAAACTCTTGCCTTTCATATCAGGGACACTCGTCCGGAGAATGTGGAAGTTATCAATGACAT aGTAAAAATGAAACCAAATGAGCGAGCAAATTTAAAAACCATCAACTTCTACAGCAAAATGTCTGCAGGACGTTACTGTCTCATTGTTGTGTTGCTCGGGGAAGTATATAAACTCCTTAAAACAAATACAGTCTGCAACAAGAGGGAGATTTACTATCGAAATACGCAAGTGATTAAAGACATGAGAAATCTGCAAATGGGAATTAAGGACATGTGCTCATTGCTTCAGATTTCTACATGGGAAGTGGGTATTGTGGCAACAGCCAAAGGTCTCGTATGTGGTCCCCTTCGCATAATCATGGACTCAAATGATGTGATTGATTGCGGTGCAGTGACGGAGGGTACCTTACTCCCACATAACTTCAATGCGATGAAACGATTGGAAACAACGGCCAAGTTTGTTCTTGTTGTGGAAAAGGACACGGTATTTGAGAGATTCCTCAAAGATGACATCTTCAGTCGACTTGGAATTCCATTTATTCTTGTCACAGGGAAGGGTGTCCCAGATACGTGTACgcgatttttcttgaaaaggATATgggatgaattgaaaattcccataTACATCCTTGTAGATGCGGATCCATGTGGGATTGAAATAATGCTCACATACAGGCATGGGTCAGTGGCAATGTGTCAGCAGGCTGACTACTTAGCCATTCCCAGTATAAAGTGGATTGGCATATATCCATCTGATTTGAATGTATTTGAGATTTCGACGTTACCACTGAAGGAGTATGATATGcggaaaattaagaatattctaaagaGATCATACTTGTTACCACAAATTGCCCAAGAAGTCAGTATTCTTCGCGAAAAAGGGATAAAGGCGGAAATTGAGGGACTCTACAGTGTGTCTGATAACTACATTATTGATGATTATCTAGCGCAGAAATTGAAGGACAATGCAggtatttga
- the LOC129790223 gene encoding uncharacterized protein LOC129790223, which produces MVILQNYSHFHAQMSSFFAGNSTMISKERMTKDWDINDTNVPIISDSDFDDFCEWADGHVRLVYPVGNEDAKKHTSGWAMRNTNNHNVNILKKSCLGVLICSAGCVLPHGGRVHLRPAICDKARKKQQGKPCPNRACKSGRLEILPCRGHCGYPVTHFWRHTENAIFFQAKGVHDHPRPEPKSSSETRRSLGSGRRVRGLAVLLARDAALGNKLLSLRQTKKSPKLHNTDIMRPPPLIPDSNIGDSSTCLCPTPNCSCRLMSNNLSQTSQYPFAQSSSQFGYAESFGLATLSHQQTQQQQLNYWNHSQNQFSGAQFTESGKFYSTYTSDCSMEISSHNQMSGDATNQQDLYQFSPLSGDLFQPEEIFQLDQPLKPPGGVNNSISPPTFLDLGSGTIQQQHRGIFPDEENTNNSSSSRNNESSPHQYELRVFGQSHFNNNNHQMHTEYFCDPSSSNDPQQFIQYDADMRFAKSENYASISGGYDASNGTTTGDGYRIKKRYVDEMEKMNIYAQPPITPSLEKNLEESSSTYYHVSSSQYPYAAFQASEYDATNSNNNHMALS; this is translated from the exons ATGGTCATTTT acaaaACTATTCCCATTTTCATGCTCAAATGTCATCTTTTTTTGCCGGAAATTCGACGATGATCAGCAAAGAGCGAATGACCAAAGATTGGGATATTAATGATACAAATGTACCCATTATCAGTGATTCTGATTTCGATGATTTCTGCGAATGGGCAGACGGGCATGTTCGTCTTGTGTATCCGGTGGGGAATGAGGATGCAAAGAAGCACACCTCCGGATGGGCAATGCGCAACACCAACAACCACAACGTGAACATCCTCAAGAAGAGCTGTCTGGGTGTTCTAATTTGTTCCGCGGGCTGTGTACTACCGCACGGTGGTCGCGTACACCTACGCCCTGCGATATGCGACAAAGCACGCAAAAAGCAACAGGGGAAACCTTGTCCGAATCGCGCTTGTAAATCGGGCAGATTGGAGATACTGCCCTGTCGTGGCCACTGTGGCTATCCCGTGACGCACTTCTGGAGGCACACGGAAAATGCGATTTTCTTCCAAGCTAAAGGGGTCCACGACCACCCACGCCCGGAGCCAAAGAGTTCCAGTGAGACGAGAAGAAGTCTCGGCAGTGGACGAAGGGTACGGGGATTGGCAGTTCTCCTTGCCAGGGATGCTGCCCTTGGCAACAAA CTTCTCTCGCTTAGACAAACGAAGAAATCACCAAAATTGCACAATACCGACATCATGAGACCACCACCGCTTATCCCTGATTCAAATATAG GTGACTCATCAACCTGCCTGTGTCCTACACCAAATTGCTCCTGTCGCTTAATGAGTAATAATCTCAGTCAAACTTCCCAGTATCCTTTTGCTCAATCCTCCTCGCAATTTGGCTATGCAGAATCATTTGGATTAGCCACATTGAGTCATCAGCAAACGCAGCAGCAGCAATTGAACTACTGGAATCATTCACAGAACCAATTTTCCGGTGCACAATTCACTGAAAGTGGGAAATTCTACTCAACCTACACAAGTGATTGTTCCATGGAAATAAGTTCGCACAATCAAATGAGCGGTGATGCGACAAATCAGCAGGATTTGTATCAATTCTCACCACTTTCGGGGGATCTTTTCCAGCCGGAGGAAATATTTCAGCTGGATCAACCACTAAAACCTCCAGGAGGGGTGAATAATTCAATATCCCCGCCAACATTCCTTGATCTCGGTAGTGGTACAATCCAGCAGCAGCACAGAGGTATATTTCCCGATGAAGAGAACACCAACAATAGCTCCTCAAGTCGCAACAATGAATCTAGTCCACATCAGTACGAGTTGAGAGTTTTCGGGCAGAGCCacttcaacaacaacaaccatCAAATGCATACTGAATACTTTTGTGATCCATCCAGTAGCAATGATCCCCAGCAATTTATCCAGTACGATGCTGACATGCGATTCGCTAAATCCGAGAATTATGCATCCATATCCGGTGGATATGATGCGTCTAATGGGACGACTACCGGGGATGGGTATCGCATAAAGAAGCGATATGTtgatgaaatggaaaaaatgaatatttatgcaCAGCCACCAATTACTCCATCATTGGAGAAGAATTTGGAGGAAAGCAGCTCAACATATTACCATGTATCCTCTTCACAGTATCCCTATGCTGCTTTTCAAGCTTCCGAATATGATGCAACAAACTCCAACAACAATCACATGGCTCTATCCTAA
- the LOC129790395 gene encoding mpv17-like protein, with protein sequence MRMFLRKLKLVTSQYPILRGMIAYSVIWPTSSIIQQTIAGKRWDTYDYKKCLTFSVYGSLFVAPTLYMWVRFSSRLWPATNLKSGIKKALIEQVTYGPSAMVSFFFFMPLLEGRTVNQAMEEVYVKVPQAWRVAICYWPIFQTINFAYIPERNRVPFVAFGSLIWTIFLAYMNQYETEKLKEKKRAKERLKQKTQENQQVT encoded by the exons ATGAGGATGTTTCTGAGGAAATTAAAACTTGTGACCTCGCAGTATCCTATTTTGCGGGGGATGATTGCATACAGTGTCATTTGGCCAACAAGTTCGATTATTCAGCAAACAATTGCAGGAAAAAGATGGG ATACGTATGACTACAAGAAGTGCTTAACATTCTCAGTCTATGGCTCCTTATTTGTGGCTCCAACTCTTTATATGTGGGTACGATTCTCATCAAGACTGTGGCCAGCAACGAATTTAAAGTCAGGAATTAAGAAAGCCCTTATTGAGCAAGTTACCTACGGTCCATCCGCTATGGtgagcttcttcttcttcatgccACTCCTGGAGGGACGTACAGTTAATCAAGCAATGGAAGAAGTTTATGTAAAAGTACCCCAAGCATGGAGAGTTGCCATCTGCTATTGGCCAATAtttcaaacaataaatttcGCTTATATCCCAGAGCGAAATAGAGTTCCATTTGTTGCTTTTGGTAGTCTCATCTGGACAATCTTTCTTGCCTACATGAATCAGTATGAAACGGAGAaactcaaagagaaaaagcgCGCCAAAGAGAGGCTAAAGCAGAAAACGCAAGAAAATCAACAGGTTACATAA
- the LOC129790136 gene encoding integrin alpha-PS1 isoform X1 has translation MSVLGKMSASSLFWPAAILISVYILLSLHLVSCFNLENRLPIIKYGEGNSYFGYSVAMHVIGEKDSSDNRKWLLVGAPLGQNLQPGTNHSGALYKCPITQNNNDCSQIITDGRRLPGGAYEPFLDDDDGIENLMPPVKTDELKDDQWMGVTVRSQGANGKVLVCAHRYIAIMGESRFGQGLCYVLSNDLKYDEIYEPCKGRSTARAHEDFGYCQAGTSGALLDDDTVILGSPGPLTWRGMIFVISIGGEYLTRDKTNYYSPHTDASSPVDKYSYLGMAVTGGRYFGSHMSYAAGAPRSAGHGQVMIFSKGNPPTSNPINLTATLDGEQFASSFGYELATADVNGDGRPDLLVSAPFYFSRDEGGAVYIYQNERNHLPAIPKAKLTGKLESRFGLALANLGDINKDGYEDIAIGAPYENDGVVYIYLGSESGLNRKPSQVIAASDVHASLKTFGSSLSGGIDVDNNSYPDLLIGAYSSSAAIVLLARPITNITTKVEGTYLTNIDPAKSGCPSDPGTNLTCFSFKACCAIEQMETSTSFEYLHLKYVIEAETFNNQKKFSRVFFGPDFKKRSNVMRRSIQVKSNGQMDCIEETVYIKEGTRDIQSPIKFRLNYTFVEPKLKESGLIALNPILNQAQANRKFEATFQKDCGSDDICESQLEVSAELELPQEDNQYTLVLGERDELQLNVMVTNQEDSAYEAQLFILHQQSVSYIAAIRSGAVICNRFNETIVACTLGNPLRRDGVAKVTLRFDPSGLEDSVPRLNFRIWANSTSKQISEVEPTVLDVKVVKKVQISVKGWARPEQSFYGGEIKGESAMEYFDDVGTIIHHTYQIYNDGPWNAPHIDVRIMWPHQVANDKEQGKWLLYLEEEPTIEGANGAGECFRLGDKVINPLGLKRRSQTLQRGFLEDELPPEPYIRRTHNKTAFYSAASYEKASMGSSKFESASANRVRRDHAVVIKADNLVDKDGKKSDVVHMDCARKTAKCVEIHCAIYRMQRKTEVYIHVKARLWNSTLVADYPRVDRVHIVSRAQISIPELYGIEQPRGNDSAAVETLAYPELLDVVGDGPVPIWVYVLSILFGILVLVILVLIMWKCGFFKRRRPDPTLSGNLEKSETKPFISK, from the exons ATGAGTGTTCTAGGAAAAATGAGTGCATCCAGCCTATTTTGGCCGGCAGCAATTTTAATTAGTGTATACATATTGTTGAGTTTACATCTGGTTAGTTGTTTCAATTTGGAAAATCGACTACCCATCATCAAGTATGGAGAAGGAAATTCATATTTTGGATATTCCGTTGCGATGCATGTAATTGGAGAAAAGGATAGCTCTGATAATAGAAAATG GTTGTTGGTCGGTGCTCCTCTTGGTCAGAATTTACAACCTGGAACTAATCATTCAGGGGCCCTCTACAAATGTCCTATCACACAAAATAATAACGACTGCAGTCAAATAATAACCGATGGACGAAGAT TACCTGGCGGAGCTTATGAACCTT TTctcgatgatgatgatggcaTTGAGAATTTAATGCCGCCAGTTAAGACGGATGAATTGAAAGATGATCAATGGATGGGAGTCACCGTGAGGTCACAAGGTGCCAATGGGAAGGTGTTAGTTTGTGCTCATCGGTATATTGCTATAATGGGTGAATCTCGATTCGGACAGGGTTTGTGCTACGTACTTAGCAATGATCTCAAATACGATGAAATCTATGAACCATGCAAAGGTCGAAGTACAGCAAG GGCCCATGAAGATTTTGGATATTGCCAAGCAGGTACATCTGGAGCACTCTTGGACGATGACACTGTTATTCTAGGATCTCCAG GTCCACTAACATGGCGTGGCATGATTTTCGTTATTTCCATTGGGGGTGAGTATTTGACAAGGGATAAAACGAATTACTACTCCCCCCATACGGATGCCTCATCACCCGTGGACAAATATAGTTATTTGGGTATGGCTGTAACGGGTGGTCGATATTTCGGTTCGCACATGTCCTATGCTGCCGGTGCCCCAAGATCTGCCGGCCATGGGCAGGTGATGATTTTCTCGAAAGGCAACCCACCCACATCGAACCCCATCAATTTAACCGCCACACTGGATGGGGAGCAATTTGCTTCGAGTTTCGGCTATGAACTCGCAACGGCGGATGTAAATGGTGATGGACGTCCCGATTTACTCGTGTCAGCACCCTTCTACTTTTCTCGCGACGAAGGTGGCGCCGTTTATATTTACCAAAATGAACGAAATCACCTCCCTGCGATACCCAAAGCCAAGCTCACGGGTAAATTGGAATCTCGCTTTGGATTGGCCCTCGCTAATCTTGGTGATATCAATAAAGATGGTTATGAGGACATCGCCATTGGTGCTCCCTATGAAAATGATGGAGTGGTTTACATATATCTCGGATCCGAGAGTGGTCTCAATAGAAAACCAAGTCAA GTCATCGCTGCATCCGATGTGCATGCGTCTCTGAAGACATTCGGCAGCTCTCTTTCCGGTGGAATTGACGTTGATAACAACTCCTATCCTGATCTCCTAATTGGAGCATACAGTTCATCAGCAGCAATTGTTCTTCTAGCACGTCCCATTACGAATATAACAACCAAAGTTGAGGGAACTTATCTAACGAATATTGATCCCGCTAAATCGGGATGCCCAAGTGATCCAGGAACAAATTTAACATGCTTCTCATTCAAGGCATGTTGTGCAATTGAACAAATGGAAACTTCAACATCATTCGAATATCTCCATCTGAAATATGTGATTGAAGCTGAAACGTTCAACAATCAGAAGAAATTCAGTCGAGTATTTTTTGGGCCAGATTTCAAGAAGCGCAGCAATGTGATGCGTCGATCGATTCAAGTGAAGAGCAATGGGCAGATGGATTGTATTGAGGAGACTGTATACATAAAGGAGGGAACACGAGATATTCAGAGTCCAATAAAATTCCGCCTCAACTATACATTTGTGGAgccaaaattaaaagaatccGGACTAATTGCCCTCAATCCCATCCTCAATCAAGCCCAAGCTAATCGCAAATTTGAAGCAACATTCCAAAAGGATTGCGGTAGCGATGATATTTGTGAATCTCAGCTGGAAGTTTCTGCTGAGTTGGAGCTCCCTCAGGAGGACAATCAGTACACTCTTGTTCTTGGGGAGCGTGATGAGCTACAGTTGAATGTTATGGTGACAAATCAGGAGGATTCAGCGTATGAAGCTCAATTGTTCATTCTTCACCAACAGAGTGTCTCCTATATTGCTGCCATACGTTCTGGTGCGGTTATTTGCAATAGATTCAATGAGACCATTGTGGCGTGCACATTGGGTAATCCCCTGAGACGCGATGGTGTGGCTAAGGTGACTCTTCGGTTTGATCCCAGTGGCTTGGAAGATTCAGTGCCACGTCTCAATTTTCGAATTTGGGCCAATTCAACGTCAAAACAAATTTCTGAAGTTGAACCAACTGTGCTGGATGTGAAGGTGGTGAAGAAGGTTCAGATTAGCGTCAAGGGATGGGCTCGACCAGAACAATCCTTCTACGGCGGTGAAATTAAGGGTGAAAGCGCAATGGAGTACTTTGATGATGTTGGTACAATTATCCATCATACGTATCAAATTTACAATGATGGCCCTTGGAATGCACCTCACATTGATGTACGTATTATGTGGCCACATCAAGTTGCCAACGATAAGGAGCAGGGCAAATGGTTGCTCTATCTTGAGGAAGAACCTACGATTGAAG GTGCTAATGGTGCCGGTGAGTGTTTCAGACTAGGTGATAAGGTAATCAATCCACTTGGTTTGAAGAGGCGTTCGCAGACACTTCAGCGTGGCTTTTTAGAGGACGAACTCCCGCCTGAGCCATACATTCGACGTACACACAATAAAACAGCTTTCTATTCAGCTGCCAGCTACGAAAAGGCCTCAATGGGCTCATCGAAGTTTGAAAGTGCCTCCGCGAATCGTGTACGAAGGGATCATGCCGTGGTAATTAAGGCTGACAATCTTGTGGATAAAGATGGGAAGAAATCCGATGTTGTACACATGGATTGTGCACGAAAAACAGCTAAATGCGTTGAAATTCACTGCGCCATTTACAGAATGCAACGCAAAACTGAGGTGTACATTCACGTGAAGGCACGTCTGTGGAATTCAACCCTCGTTGCGGATTATCCTCGTGTTGATCGCGTGCACATTGTCTCCCGAGCGCAGATTAGTATTCCCGAATTGTATGGAATTGAACAGCCACGTGGGAATGATTCAGCAGCCGTGGAAACGTTGGCGTATCCTGAACTTTTGGATGTCGTGGGAGATGGCCCAGTGCCCATATGGGTGTATGTTCTGTCGATTTTATTTGGTATTCTAGTGCTGGTTATTCTTGTTCTTATCATGTGGAAATGTGGTTTCTTCAAGCGTCGTCGACCAGATCCCACCCTCAGTGGGAATCTCGAAAAAAGCGAAACGAAACCTTTTATATCAAAGTAG
- the LOC129790136 gene encoding integrin alpha-PS1 isoform X2 has product MSVLGKMSASSLFWPAAILISVYILLSLHLVSCFNLENRLPIIKYGEGNSYFGYSVAMHVIGEKDSSDNRKWLLVGAPLGQNLQPGTNHSGALYKCPITQNNNDCSQIITDGRRFLDDDDGIENLMPPVKTDELKDDQWMGVTVRSQGANGKVLVCAHRYIAIMGESRFGQGLCYVLSNDLKYDEIYEPCKGRSTARAHEDFGYCQAGTSGALLDDDTVILGSPGPLTWRGMIFVISIGGEYLTRDKTNYYSPHTDASSPVDKYSYLGMAVTGGRYFGSHMSYAAGAPRSAGHGQVMIFSKGNPPTSNPINLTATLDGEQFASSFGYELATADVNGDGRPDLLVSAPFYFSRDEGGAVYIYQNERNHLPAIPKAKLTGKLESRFGLALANLGDINKDGYEDIAIGAPYENDGVVYIYLGSESGLNRKPSQVIAASDVHASLKTFGSSLSGGIDVDNNSYPDLLIGAYSSSAAIVLLARPITNITTKVEGTYLTNIDPAKSGCPSDPGTNLTCFSFKACCAIEQMETSTSFEYLHLKYVIEAETFNNQKKFSRVFFGPDFKKRSNVMRRSIQVKSNGQMDCIEETVYIKEGTRDIQSPIKFRLNYTFVEPKLKESGLIALNPILNQAQANRKFEATFQKDCGSDDICESQLEVSAELELPQEDNQYTLVLGERDELQLNVMVTNQEDSAYEAQLFILHQQSVSYIAAIRSGAVICNRFNETIVACTLGNPLRRDGVAKVTLRFDPSGLEDSVPRLNFRIWANSTSKQISEVEPTVLDVKVVKKVQISVKGWARPEQSFYGGEIKGESAMEYFDDVGTIIHHTYQIYNDGPWNAPHIDVRIMWPHQVANDKEQGKWLLYLEEEPTIEGANGAGECFRLGDKVINPLGLKRRSQTLQRGFLEDELPPEPYIRRTHNKTAFYSAASYEKASMGSSKFESASANRVRRDHAVVIKADNLVDKDGKKSDVVHMDCARKTAKCVEIHCAIYRMQRKTEVYIHVKARLWNSTLVADYPRVDRVHIVSRAQISIPELYGIEQPRGNDSAAVETLAYPELLDVVGDGPVPIWVYVLSILFGILVLVILVLIMWKCGFFKRRRPDPTLSGNLEKSETKPFISK; this is encoded by the exons ATGAGTGTTCTAGGAAAAATGAGTGCATCCAGCCTATTTTGGCCGGCAGCAATTTTAATTAGTGTATACATATTGTTGAGTTTACATCTGGTTAGTTGTTTCAATTTGGAAAATCGACTACCCATCATCAAGTATGGAGAAGGAAATTCATATTTTGGATATTCCGTTGCGATGCATGTAATTGGAGAAAAGGATAGCTCTGATAATAGAAAATG GTTGTTGGTCGGTGCTCCTCTTGGTCAGAATTTACAACCTGGAACTAATCATTCAGGGGCCCTCTACAAATGTCCTATCACACAAAATAATAACGACTGCAGTCAAATAATAACCGATGGACGAAGAT TTctcgatgatgatgatggcaTTGAGAATTTAATGCCGCCAGTTAAGACGGATGAATTGAAAGATGATCAATGGATGGGAGTCACCGTGAGGTCACAAGGTGCCAATGGGAAGGTGTTAGTTTGTGCTCATCGGTATATTGCTATAATGGGTGAATCTCGATTCGGACAGGGTTTGTGCTACGTACTTAGCAATGATCTCAAATACGATGAAATCTATGAACCATGCAAAGGTCGAAGTACAGCAAG GGCCCATGAAGATTTTGGATATTGCCAAGCAGGTACATCTGGAGCACTCTTGGACGATGACACTGTTATTCTAGGATCTCCAG GTCCACTAACATGGCGTGGCATGATTTTCGTTATTTCCATTGGGGGTGAGTATTTGACAAGGGATAAAACGAATTACTACTCCCCCCATACGGATGCCTCATCACCCGTGGACAAATATAGTTATTTGGGTATGGCTGTAACGGGTGGTCGATATTTCGGTTCGCACATGTCCTATGCTGCCGGTGCCCCAAGATCTGCCGGCCATGGGCAGGTGATGATTTTCTCGAAAGGCAACCCACCCACATCGAACCCCATCAATTTAACCGCCACACTGGATGGGGAGCAATTTGCTTCGAGTTTCGGCTATGAACTCGCAACGGCGGATGTAAATGGTGATGGACGTCCCGATTTACTCGTGTCAGCACCCTTCTACTTTTCTCGCGACGAAGGTGGCGCCGTTTATATTTACCAAAATGAACGAAATCACCTCCCTGCGATACCCAAAGCCAAGCTCACGGGTAAATTGGAATCTCGCTTTGGATTGGCCCTCGCTAATCTTGGTGATATCAATAAAGATGGTTATGAGGACATCGCCATTGGTGCTCCCTATGAAAATGATGGAGTGGTTTACATATATCTCGGATCCGAGAGTGGTCTCAATAGAAAACCAAGTCAA GTCATCGCTGCATCCGATGTGCATGCGTCTCTGAAGACATTCGGCAGCTCTCTTTCCGGTGGAATTGACGTTGATAACAACTCCTATCCTGATCTCCTAATTGGAGCATACAGTTCATCAGCAGCAATTGTTCTTCTAGCACGTCCCATTACGAATATAACAACCAAAGTTGAGGGAACTTATCTAACGAATATTGATCCCGCTAAATCGGGATGCCCAAGTGATCCAGGAACAAATTTAACATGCTTCTCATTCAAGGCATGTTGTGCAATTGAACAAATGGAAACTTCAACATCATTCGAATATCTCCATCTGAAATATGTGATTGAAGCTGAAACGTTCAACAATCAGAAGAAATTCAGTCGAGTATTTTTTGGGCCAGATTTCAAGAAGCGCAGCAATGTGATGCGTCGATCGATTCAAGTGAAGAGCAATGGGCAGATGGATTGTATTGAGGAGACTGTATACATAAAGGAGGGAACACGAGATATTCAGAGTCCAATAAAATTCCGCCTCAACTATACATTTGTGGAgccaaaattaaaagaatccGGACTAATTGCCCTCAATCCCATCCTCAATCAAGCCCAAGCTAATCGCAAATTTGAAGCAACATTCCAAAAGGATTGCGGTAGCGATGATATTTGTGAATCTCAGCTGGAAGTTTCTGCTGAGTTGGAGCTCCCTCAGGAGGACAATCAGTACACTCTTGTTCTTGGGGAGCGTGATGAGCTACAGTTGAATGTTATGGTGACAAATCAGGAGGATTCAGCGTATGAAGCTCAATTGTTCATTCTTCACCAACAGAGTGTCTCCTATATTGCTGCCATACGTTCTGGTGCGGTTATTTGCAATAGATTCAATGAGACCATTGTGGCGTGCACATTGGGTAATCCCCTGAGACGCGATGGTGTGGCTAAGGTGACTCTTCGGTTTGATCCCAGTGGCTTGGAAGATTCAGTGCCACGTCTCAATTTTCGAATTTGGGCCAATTCAACGTCAAAACAAATTTCTGAAGTTGAACCAACTGTGCTGGATGTGAAGGTGGTGAAGAAGGTTCAGATTAGCGTCAAGGGATGGGCTCGACCAGAACAATCCTTCTACGGCGGTGAAATTAAGGGTGAAAGCGCAATGGAGTACTTTGATGATGTTGGTACAATTATCCATCATACGTATCAAATTTACAATGATGGCCCTTGGAATGCACCTCACATTGATGTACGTATTATGTGGCCACATCAAGTTGCCAACGATAAGGAGCAGGGCAAATGGTTGCTCTATCTTGAGGAAGAACCTACGATTGAAG GTGCTAATGGTGCCGGTGAGTGTTTCAGACTAGGTGATAAGGTAATCAATCCACTTGGTTTGAAGAGGCGTTCGCAGACACTTCAGCGTGGCTTTTTAGAGGACGAACTCCCGCCTGAGCCATACATTCGACGTACACACAATAAAACAGCTTTCTATTCAGCTGCCAGCTACGAAAAGGCCTCAATGGGCTCATCGAAGTTTGAAAGTGCCTCCGCGAATCGTGTACGAAGGGATCATGCCGTGGTAATTAAGGCTGACAATCTTGTGGATAAAGATGGGAAGAAATCCGATGTTGTACACATGGATTGTGCACGAAAAACAGCTAAATGCGTTGAAATTCACTGCGCCATTTACAGAATGCAACGCAAAACTGAGGTGTACATTCACGTGAAGGCACGTCTGTGGAATTCAACCCTCGTTGCGGATTATCCTCGTGTTGATCGCGTGCACATTGTCTCCCGAGCGCAGATTAGTATTCCCGAATTGTATGGAATTGAACAGCCACGTGGGAATGATTCAGCAGCCGTGGAAACGTTGGCGTATCCTGAACTTTTGGATGTCGTGGGAGATGGCCCAGTGCCCATATGGGTGTATGTTCTGTCGATTTTATTTGGTATTCTAGTGCTGGTTATTCTTGTTCTTATCATGTGGAAATGTGGTTTCTTCAAGCGTCGTCGACCAGATCCCACCCTCAGTGGGAATCTCGAAAAAAGCGAAACGAAACCTTTTATATCAAAGTAG